Below is a genomic region from Parageobacillus toebii NBRC 107807.
ATTAAAATACGTTATTATGTTGGAACGTCGTTTATTTTCAATACGGGCAAAATTGGTGTCGCCCAAGCCTCCAACATCGACGATTTTCACGCCTACTTCTTCTAAGCGCGAAGCAGTTTCCTTGCTCATGCCAAATCCTACTTCTTTTACGATAACAGGAACTTGAACGGCTTGAACAATTTGTTCGATGCGAAGCAGTACTCCCGTAAAATCACGATCTCCTTCCGGCATCACAAGCTCTTGCACCACATTTAAATGAATTTGCAGACCGTCCGCCTCAATCATATCTACAGCACGCTTCGCATCATCGACAGTTGCTTCACTGCCAATGTTCGCAAAAATAATGCCGTTTTTATTTACTTTTCGTACAATCTCAAACGTTCCTCGCTGTTTATTGTCTCTTAGCGCTGATGTTTGCGAACCAACGGCCATCGCTATTCGGCAATGTTTTGCCGCCTCCGCTAATCCTTTATTAATTTCAAACGTTTGTTTTCCTCCGCCGCCGGTCATCGCATTGATAAAGAAAGGCGAACTTAACGAAAGTTCGCCTAAAGCAGTATGCAAGTGAATATCGTTCATGCGTACATCAGGTAAACTTTGATGAACAAACGTAATGTCATCAAATCCGCTTGCACCTTGATCGGCAGTAGAGAGCGCATGCTGAATATGTTCGATTTTCCGCTTTGCTCTGCTCATTGCTTCATCCTCGTTATTTTAATTTTTTCAGCTGTTCCCCGAGGACTTCGCCAATTTGAAAACCTCTTACTTCATTAGACGGCTTTGTATATTGGCTATAATCTTCTTCGGGTGCTGTTTCTTCTTCGATCAGCTCGCGCATACTTAACGAAATGCGGCGCTCCGCTTCGTTTACATCAAGCACTTTCGCTTTTACTTCTTCTCCTTCTTTTAGCACTTCATGAGGGGTGCCGATGCGCTTATTAGAGATTTGTGAAATGTGGACAAGGCCTTCGACGCCTGGGAAAATTTCAACGAACGCGCCAAACGGTACAAGCCGTTTTACCTTGCCAGTGACGATATCGCCAGGGGCGACTTTTTCAGCAATCCCTTCCCAAGGGCCCGGCATTGCTTCTTTGATCGAAAGGGAGACGCGACCATTTTCTTCGTCAACCGCAAGCACCTTTACTTTTACGGTTTCTCCTTCTTTTACGA
It encodes:
- the fni gene encoding type 2 isopentenyl-diphosphate Delta-isomerase, whose amino-acid sequence is MSRAKRKIEHIQHALSTADQGASGFDDITFVHQSLPDVRMNDIHLHTALGELSLSSPFFINAMTGGGGKQTFEINKGLAEAAKHCRIAMAVGSQTSALRDNKQRGTFEIVRKVNKNGIIFANIGSEATVDDAKRAVDMIEADGLQIHLNVVQELVMPEGDRDFTGVLLRIEQIVQAVQVPVIVKEVGFGMSKETASRLEEVGVKIVDVGGLGDTNFARIENKRRSNIITYFNDWGIPTAASIVEVAQTSPSLVVIGSGGVRTALDAAKAIALGASAVGMAGPLLRTLVEQGVEALVAYIEELHHDLTLIMGALGAKTIDKLQRVPLVIRGDTHHWLTERGFDTKVYSCR